GCAGCGAGACCGCCACAAGATCTACATCATCGACGAGGTCCACATGCTCTCCGGGGCGGCGTTCAACGCGCTCCTGAAGACGCTGGAGGAGCCGCCCGGGCACGTGAAGTTCATCTTCGCCACCACCGAGGCGCACAAGCTCCCGGACACCATCCTCTCGCGCTGCCAGCGCCACAACTTCCGCCGCATCTCGGCGGCGCGGATGCTCCAGCGACTCAAGGAGATCTGCCAGGCCGAGGGCGCGGGCATCTCGGATGCGTCGCTGTCCATGGTGGTGCGCCAGTCCGAGGGCGGCATGCGTGACGCCCTCAGCTTGTTGGATCAGATCCTCGCCTCGTGCGGCCCCAACCCGACCGACGAGGCCGTGGCCGAGGCCATGGGCGCCATCGACCGCACGGTGGTGCAGGACTTCGCCGAGGCGATGGTCCGCAAGGACGCCAAGCGCGTGCTGGAGCGCGTGGAGGAGGTCTTCAATCGCGGGCTCGACCTCAAGCGGCTCGCGGAGGAGTTGGCGCTTCAGCTGCGCCACCTCTTCGTCACCAAGGCCCTGGGCGAAGCCCCCGCGGAGTTGTCCGAGTCCGAGCAGAAGTCCCTGCTGGCGCTCGCCAAGGAAGCGGACACCGCGCAGCTGTCGCGGTTGTTCGATGTGGTGCACGGCTGCATCTGGGACGTGTCTCGCGCGGCCCAGCCGAGGCTCGCGCTGGAGATGGCGCTGCTCAAGGCCATCCAGCTGTCGCCGGCCGGCTCCATCCCGGAGCTGCTCGCCCGCGTGGACCGACTCGCCGCCAAGGCCGATTCCGGAGCGTCCGGAGGTCGCTCCGGCCCCGCGAACTTTCGCGCCTGAGCGCCCCTCGGAATCCCGCTCCGCTCCGCCCCATCACGAGAGCAGCACGCCGCCTGGGCCACAGGCCCGTAGCGGAATTGCGCCCGCATCCCCGTCGCACAGCGCGGGGAGTGCGCGCGAGCCCGCGGCCATGCCATCGCCGACGAGCAGCGGCACGGCACAGCCCCTTGGCGTTTCCGACACGGGAGATGCTCCGCGTGGCCCGCGACCTTCGGGAGACGGCGACGCACGTCCCCCCGCGCCTTCGTTCGCAAGCGGTGACGCGCACACCGCTCAGCATTCCGGCCAACCTGCGCCTTCGTTCGCGGGCGGTGACTTGCGAGCGGCAACACCGCCGCCTTCGGGCCAGAGCGAAGCTCGGCACGCCTCCGCGCCGTCGGCCGAAAGAGCCCCCCCCGCCCCTCAGTCCTCGCCGAGCAGCACCGAGCCCCACGCGCCCTCGTTCGCGGATCCGCGTAGCGCGCCGCGCCCAGACTCGGTCATGGAGGACTTGCCGCCGTCGGCCGCGCGTCCTCTGTCATTCCTGAAGAATGGCGGGGCGGGCACCCCGCCCTCGGCGACGTCGAACATCCCCGCAGGAGTTCCACAGCCGCGCCCACCCGGCCCCGCGATGGACGATCTGCCTGCGTCGGCCGCGCGCCCGCTGCCCTTCCTCGGCAACGGTGCAGCCACGCCTGGCGCACCCGAGAGCCGGCCTCCAGCGTCGCCACCGGAGATGGCGGACCCTCATCCCGGCTCGCGCCCGCTCTCCTTCCTGCGCAATGGCGCTGCGGGCACTCCGCCCACCGCTCCTGGCGCACCCGAGCCTCGCCCTCCAGCTTCGGCACCGGAGATGGCGGACCCTCCTCCTCCGGGCTCGCGTCCGCTCTCCTTCCTGCGCAATGGCGCTGCGGGCACTCCGCCCACCGCTCCTGGCGCACCCGAGCCTCGCCCTCCAGCTTCGGCACCGGAGATGGCGGACCCTCCTCCTCCGGGCTCGCGTCCGCTCTCCTTCCTGCGCAATGGCGCTGCGGGCACTCCGCCCACCGCTCCTGGCGCGGACACTCGCCCCTCCCCCACCGCTCCCGTGGGGGCTTCGCCGCTCGCTCGCGCTCCTGGGCCCGTCACAAGCCCGACCGCAGGCAACACTCCGCTCACGCGTCCGGCAGAGTCCGCGCCCACCGTGCGCGTGACCAACGTGCGGCGTCCGGAGCCCTCGGGGCCTCCCGAGCCTCCGTTCCCCACGGAAGACGACGCCCGACTGTTCGCGGAGGAAGGCTCGGCCGAGGGGTGTGCCTCGGGTGAGTGCCTCCCCGCTCCCGAGCCGGAAGCCCCCGAGCCGGAACCCGACCCCGTTGCCCCTGCGCCTCGCGTCGGGAACGGGCGCGACAACCCCAACCTCTCGCTGCCCGAGCGGTGGCGCGCCGCGGTGGAGAGCGTGAAATCCGCGTCGCCTCGCCACGGCGCGGCGCTCGCCAACGGCCGCATGCAGTCCATGCGCGCCGGGGAGATCATCCTGGGCTTCGCGCCTCAGGCCGGGTTCCACAAGAACGCCGTCACGTCTCCCTCGGGAAAGAGCACCGTCGACGCGGCCCTGGCCGACCACTTCGGCCGGCCGGTCAAGCTCACCATCCAGGACATCGCCGCCGAGCCGAACGGGGGCTCGCTGAGCATCGCCGAGCAGGATGCCCAGAGCCGAGCGGCCCATGAGAAGAGCACGGAGGGCAAGGTGCGGAATCACCCCTCGGTGCGCGCCGTGCTCCGGCTGCTGGGGGGCGAAATCGAACACATCCAGGTCCTGGAAGCCGCGCGCCCTGCAGCCACCCCGTTGAGCGACACTCCGGAGGAGAGCCCCTGACAACCCCCGCGCGCAACGGTAGGGTGCGCGTCACAGTCCCATGTCCGAGCGGGGCCATGCCGGCGCCCGCTCCCACGTCCGCGGACCGAGGAAGCACATGCCTGGCATCGATTTGAACTACTTCATCCGGCAGGCGAACAAGCTGACGGAGAAGATCGAAGAGCGGAAGAAGCAGCTGGCGGACGAGACCGTCGAGGCCAAGGCCGGCGAGGGCCGCGTCACGGTGGTCGCCAACTGCGTGCAGGAGATCCGCAGCATCAAGATCGACAAGTCCGCCATCGACCCGAACGACCCGTCGATGCTCGAGGACCTCATCACCGCCGCCGTGAACGCCGCCCTGGCAAGCAGCCGCCAGCACATGCAGAGCGAGCTGGCCAAAATCTCCGGCGGCGTCAAGATCCCCGGCATTAACTAAGGCCGGATGACGCCCGATCCGCTCAATCGACTCGTCGCGCAGCTCGCGAAGCTCCCGGGCATCGGCGAGAAGACGGCCCAGCGCCTCGCGTTCCACATCCTGCGCGCGCCCGGCGAGTACGCCGTCGACCTGTCGCAGGCCATCCGCGAGGTGAAGGAGAAGGTGCACCTGTGCACGCGCTGCTTCTCCCTCACCGACTCGGAGCTGTGCGGCTTCTGCCGTGACTCGCGCCGCGAGGAGCGCTCGCTGTGCGTGGTGGAGACCTTCGCCGACTTGATGGCGCTGGAGCGCACCCGTGAGTTCAAGGGGCGCTACCACGTCCTGCACGGCGTGCTGTCCCCACTGGAAGGCGTGGGCCCCGAGCAGCTTCGCATCAAGGAACTGCTCGAGCGCCTCAACGACAGCCGGGTGGAGGAGATCATCCTCGCCACCAATCCGGACGTGGAAGGTGAAGCCACCGCGCTCTACCTGACGCGCTTGCTCAAGCCGATGGGTCTGCGCCTCACCCGCATCGCCCAGGGCCTGCCCATGGGCGGCGACCTGGAGTTCGCGGACCAGGCCACCCTGGCCAAGGCGCTCTCCGCCAGACGCGACCTCTGAGGCACGTGCCCGCTCTCGACCGAGAGCGGGCGCCTACTGCGTCACCCGCCAGGAGAACGGCATCATCACCGTGACCTCCTGGTCGCGGTGAGCCGGGAAACGCAGCCGCTGCGCCTGCGACTCCAGGCACCGTCCCACCTCGGTCGAAGCCAGCGGGCCCTTCGTGTCCGCGGTCACCTTCCCCGACGAGACGATTCGAAGCTGGACCTGCACCTCGCCCTGGCTGGCGGGAAGGTCCGCCTTGAAGCGCTCGAAGCACGAGGTGATGCGCGAGCGCCCACCCGACACGACACGCTGGATGTCCTCGATGCCCAGCGTCACCAGCTTCACGGGACGAGCCGCGCCCTTCGGAGTGGGAGTCGGAGCAGTCGTCCCCGTGTCCGTCGCGAACGCCACTGAACCCGGAGTTCCCGAGCCAACCGCGGGAACCGCCACCTTGTCCGGCTCCGTCGGAGTCGAGCCCGCAGGAGCCACGGCCGTCCCCGGCGCCGTCGTCCCGTCCGACGGAGGACCGGCAGTGTCCGATGGCGTCGGCGCGGCCCCCACCGCCGGAGCTGTCTCGGGGAAATGAGCCGTCGCCGGGTTCACCGCGGGAGTCGAAGGCGGAACCGGCGCGGCCGTCACGACAGCTGGACTGACAGGCTGCGCGTCACCCGGTGCCCATGCGCGCGCCGCCACGAACGCACCGCCCGCGAGCACCAGTCCACCCACCAAGCCCACGGCCAACGAGCGCCATCGCCGCGGCGCGGGAGCAATCTCCACGGGCCCGGAGCGAGTGGGCGTTCCCGGCGCCTTCTCCGATTCCGCCGTGACCGGAGGCACCCACGGCCGCCCCTGGACGGTGGCGCCATCCCCCGCGCCCGTCCGTGCAGGAACGGGAGCAACCGGAGGCGCGACGACGGGTGCCGCGGGCTGCGGCAGTCCCTCCGCCGGGTGCGAGACGTTCAGCGTCGCCAGCGTGGGGATGCGGGTGCGCTCGGTGAAGCGCTCCTCGCCGAAGTGCGAACGCAGGAACGCCGCGAGGGTCGTCGGTACGCCCGTGGCCCTGAGGTATTCGGCGAGGAAGATCTCCAGGTCCTGCGCGAACTCCTCGGCGGTGGCGTAGCGGTCATCGCGCTGGCCCGCCATGGCCTTGAGGATGATGGCCTCCAGGACCTCGGGCAGGTCCGCGCGCAGCTTCCTCGGAGGCTCGAACTCGGCGCGCGTCAGCGCGTTGAGGACGGCAAGGTCGTTGTCACGCGCGAAGGGCCGCACATGCGTGACGGCCTCGTACAGGCTGACGCCGAGCGCGAAGATGTCCGCGCGGCGGTCCACCTCCAAGCCCTGGGCCTGCTCCGGGGCCATGTACATGTACTTGCCCTTCACCACGCCGGTGCGCGTGTGCACCAGTCGCGACTCGGCCTTGGCGATGCCGAAGTCCAACACCTTCACCTGTCCCTGGTAGGTCAGGTACAGGTTCGAGGGCGAGATGTCCCGGTGCACCACGTGCAGCGACTGGCCCTGCTCGTTGGTGAACTCGTGCGCGTGGTGCAGGCCGTGCGCCGCGTCGATGAGCACGCGCAGCACCACAGGGAGCGGCACGTACTGACGACGGCGACCCGCGAGCCGCAGCGTCGTGGAGAAGTCCTCGCCCGCGAGGTACTCCATGCAGATGTAGTAGCAGCCGTCCGTGAACCCCAGCTCGTGGATCTGGATGATGTTCGGATGGGAGAGCTTGGCCGCGAGCCGCGCCTCGTCTCGAAACATCTCCACGAAGTCGGGGATGTTAGAGAGGTGCGGCAGCATGCGCTTGATGACGACGTTGCGCTCGAAGCCGTCGGTGCCGAGCAGCTTGGCGAGGAAGATCTCCGCCATCCCGCCCTCGGCCAGCTTCCGCACGAGCACGTACTGGCCATAAGGCCGCAGCAGGGGCGTGTCGGACGCGCCGGAGTTCTCCGGAATGGGGACGGTGGGCTGGGGGGGTGACATCGCCTCAGGGCCCTCGCTGTTTCAGGGTGCGCACCGTTTGAACCACCGGGACACCGGGACGACTCATCTTAAACACCAGCATCGGCGGCGTTCCCATTGGGACCGACCAGATATCGAACCGGTGCTTCCCGTCCAGCGTCACCGGACGTCCGTTGATGGACAGGTGCGCATCCACCGGGGCCACACCCGTCGCGTGAATCTTCGCCGCTGTCGGCTGGCCGTTGCGGGGCGACTCGATGACCAGCTCCTGCACGGAGTTGTCGTAGACCAGCTCCAGCTTGTTCATCCGTCCACCCTGGAGCGCCGCGCCCGCCGAGGACATCGGCGTCACGGACCACAGGTAGCTGCCCTCGCGCAGTGCGCCCGCGTCCAGCGCGGCGTGCGTATCCGTCACCGTGCGCTCGGCGACAGGGGTGGACAGCTCGCCCACGCGGTAGACCGCGACGCGGTAGCTCGCCGCGCGCGCCTCCGCGCCGTAGGTGAACGTCACGGCTGGAGGCTTGTCCTGGTAGAAGATGGTCGTCTTCTCGGGGCCCTCGGGCACCACGTTACGCAGCCGCGCCAACTCCTTGGGAGGATCCTCCGGAGCGAAGCGCGCGCTGCCCGCCGACACCTGCGTCCCGTCCGACTTGCGCACCCGCCAGTACAGCGCGCCCCGCGCCGGAGCCGCCACGTTGACGAAGGGCTGATGCACCAGGCCCGTCAGGACCGGCCGCGTGAAGGCCGAGTCCTGCGCCACCTCCACCACCGCATCCCCCGTGCCCTCCCAGGTGAGCGCCACCTGGGCCAGTCCCTTGTGGAACACCTCGCCGTTGTCGCCAGGTGCCAGCTCCATCGCGGCCCGCTCCAGCAACTCCACCCGAGGTGCCGCCGTGCCCGCGGACTCCACCGTGGCGCGCTCCCCCGCGCGCAGCGGCTGCCGGGCCTCGCCACGCACGAGGGTGACATCCCCCGCCTGCGCCTCCACGAGCAGCCCCGACGCCGTCCGCTGCACCGCGAGCCGAGCCGCGCCGGATCCCTCCAGCGACAAGTGGGGCAGCACCACCCGACTCGACCGCCCCGCGGCCAGCTGCAACCCGAGCGTGCCCTTGCGCAAGTCCAGCCGGGTCTCATCCGAAGTGCCGCCCTGCCCCGCGCCCTCGAGCACCGCCTCCGAGCCCGAGGTGAGCGACAGCAGTGACGCGCTGTCTTGCAGCGACAGCACCGCCGTGCCGCTGCGCACGCGAACCCCGTCGCCCGCGGCCAGCACCTCGCCATCTTTGCGAACCCAGCGCCACCGCGCCGAGCCCTTCGACTTCACCTCCGCGCGCCCAGACGTCGTTCGCAGCGTCACGGAGATGGGCGCCAGCTCAACGACGCGAGAGGCGCGCCCCACCACCTCCGCGCGCCCCGAGGCGACCTCCACGGACTCGCCCGCGTCAGCCTTCAGCGTCTGGCCATCCTTGGAGACGAACTCGATGGCGCCCAGCTTCACCTCGACGTGCGCGGCGTCCTCGGCCACGCGCACGCTCACCTCGCTCGGCTCCGAGCCCACTCGCGTGAGACCGAAGGGCGTGAGGATGCTCAACGCGACCCGCGTCGGAGCTGGGCCTCCCGAACCGGAGCCCGCACCCGCGCCAGCCGACGCCGGGACGCGCGACAGCACCACGCCGCGCGCCACCGTCAGCACGATGCCCTGCGCGTCCGAGCCCAGCGCGAACCGCGCATCCGAGCCCACCTCCACCGTGTGCCCGTCCGCGAAGCGCACCGTGGCCTTGCCATCCGCCCCGGTCTCCACCGCGTCCCCGGCGAACAGAGCGCCCGCGACCGCCGGGCCCGTCCTCCCCGCGCGTGACAGCCGCACATCACCTGTCACACCATCCAACTGAGCCAGCGCCACGGCGGTGCCCGCCTCCACGGGAGCAGCGGCGGCCACGGGAGCACTCGCGGGTGGAGGCGGCGTCTCCGGATCGCCACAGCCCGAGGCGACCACCAGGGACAACATCAGGACGCGCGCGGATTTCACCGGGCCCTCGGGAGGAGATCGACGTTGAAGATGGCCCGCTCGCCGTCGCGCAGCATGACGCTCTTGCTCTGGGGCCGGTGCCCCGGCGCGGAGATGATGATGCGGTACGTCCCGCCGCGAACTCGGACGGAGAAGGCACCTGTCTTGTCGGCCCGCGTGCGGACACGCGCCTGCGGAATCGCGAGCGTCGCGACGAGCGGACGGCCTCCCCGCGTGCTGCGCACCTGACCTGTGAGGGTGGCCAGCTCGCCCGTCTTGCGCTCCACCGAGAGCGCCACGGCCAGCTCGGCCTGCTGCCCCGCCACGATGACCGCCGCGTCCTCCACGGGACGGAAGCCCGGCACCACCACCGCGACCGCCACGGGCCCAGGGGCAAGTCCCTCGATGTTCGCCTTGCCGGACACATCCGCGCGCGCCTTGACGGTGCCCACCGCCACCCGCGCCTCCGGCAGTGGCGCCCCCGTCGCAGCGTCCACCACCGTCACCCGCAGACTGCCCATCACCGGAGCAGGCTTCTGCGCTCGGACCTCCAGCTCCGCGCGTCCGCCCGCCACCACCTGCGCGCGCGCCTCGGCCTCCTCATGGCCCTCCACCTGGACGCGCGCCAGCACCTCACCCACCGGAAGCTCGGTCGCATCCACCCGACCCTCGGCATCCGCCGCGACGGGCTCCCGGGCCTCGCCGCCCACGACGAGCGTCACCCGAGCCCCCGCGAGCGGAGCGCCCGTCGCCGCGTCCACCACCCGCAGCGCCAAGGCCCCGCGTGCATCCAGCACCGGCTCGGCCGAGGCCTCCCGCGCGGGTGAATCCGCCTCCCAGGTGAACTCCAGAGCCGCCCCCACCCGACGCAGGCGCTGCTCGGAGCGCGTCACCTCCGCGAGCGTCACCGTGTCGCGTACCTGCTGGAAGTCCAGCACCAGGGTGCCAGCCCAACCGCGAGCGCGCTTCAGCGGCACCAGCAGCGCGCCACCCACCGCGTAGCCCGAGGCCGTGGCCTTCGCCCCGGAGGCATCGCTCGCGGAGAGCGTCAGCGGAACCTCGCCGCGTCCCTCCAGACGCAGCCCCGCCGGCAGCGGAACCAACACGCGCCCACCGACCAACGCGGCGTGCCGGATGCCGCGCGCCAACTCAGGAGACTCCGCCCCGGCGAAGAGCGGGAGCTGCGAGTACCCATAGCCCGCGCCCACCTCCAACCGGACCGGCCCCAGCAGCGCACGCACCCGAGGCCCCACCGAGGCCCGCCACAGGCTGCCCCCCGTGACGCGCGTCCCCTCTGCCTTCAGATCGAACGCCTCCCGCTGCACGCTCGCCCACGCCCCCAACCAGGAGCCCACCCACCCGGTCGCCTGCGCCGACACATCATTCGGCGTCATGCCGTCATAGGTGAGCCCCGGCCCTACATCGGACTGCTGGCCCTGGCGCAGCGAGAGCCCATAACGGAGGCGGAGCGAGGCATGCTCCGGGGCTCCTGAGGACTGCGCGAACGCAGCAGGGGCGATCGCGACGAGCGCGAGCAGGAGCGGGACGATGGCGGACGGGCGGCTCGGGCGAGGCAAGGCCCGGCGGAGTATAGAGAAGGCCGTGAACGCACCCAAACCCGAGGCACGAGGTAACCCCGCGTTCCGCGCCAGGACCCACCGGGCCGGGTGTGGGGCCTGGACTCCGACCGGGCGCGCCGGTCCCGGATCCAGGAACCCGCACGGATCACGGCTGGCTTCTTGCTGGAGTGGAACTGCTTTGCTAAGCATGCCGACGGTCGGTAGCGCCTCGTCTAACCTCCGGGATTCACTCCAGAAACATCGGAGCGCCGCCGTGAGCGGGGCGAGCGAACGCTGAGGAGCGCATACGCCCATGGGCACGCAACTGGTGATGTACGAAGAGGAGTTCACCAAGATCAACGCGGTTTGCGACCGACTTACCAAGGACGCGAACGCGAAGGTCGTCTTCCTCGTCGACAAGAACGGCCAGCTCATCTCCTCCGCAGGCCAGACGCAAAACATCGACACGACGTCACTGGCGTCGCTGACGGCGGGCAATGTCGCGGCCATGGGTGGACTCGCCAAGCTGATTGGGGAGAACGAGTTCCCCAACCAGTTCCATGAAGGAGCGAAGGACTCGCTCTACATGACCATTGTCGGCAGCAGGGTGGTTCTGGTTGTCATCTTCGACAACCGGACGAGCCTCGGTCTGGTCCGCCTGCGCATCAAGAAGGCCAGCGACGAGCTGACCAAGATCTTCGAGAGCCTGGTGAAGAAGACGGACAGCCCCGGAGCCGGTTCGCCGTTCGCCGAGATCTCCGACGACGATATCGACAACCTCTTCAGCGAGTAACCCGGGAAGCCATGTCCTTCATCAATTACTCATCCCGCGAAATCAACTGCAAGATTGTCTATTACGGGCCGGGACTCTGCGGGAAGACGACCAACCTTCAGTACATCTACAACAAGACTGCCGCGGACACGAAGGGCAAGCTCATCTCGCTCTCCACGGAGACGGACCGCACGCTCTTCTTCGACTTCCTGCCGCTGTCGCTCGGTGAGATCCGCGGCTTCAAGACGCGCTTCCACCTGTACACGGTGCCGGGTCAGGTCTTCTACGACGCCAGCCGCAAGCTCATCCTCAAGGGCGTGGACGGCGTGGTGTTCGTCGCGGACAGCCAGATCGAGCGCATGGAGGCCAACATGGAATCGTTGGAGAACCTCCGCGTGAACCTGGCCGAGCAGGGCTACGACCTGAACAAGATTCCGTACGTCATGCAGTACAACAAGCGGGACCTCCCCAACGCGGTGACGGTGGAGGAGATGCGCAAGGCGCTCAACCCGCGCATGATTCCGGAATACCAGGCGGTGGCACCCACGGGGGTCGGTGTGTTCGACACGCTCAAGGCGGTCGCCAAGCTGGTGCTTACCGAACTTCGTAAGGGCGGCTGATTCCTGGGAGGACGAGACATGCCCTCCCCTCCGGGCGACCCGCCGGAAAGGATGGTATGACCACATGCCGCCAGGCTGGGCCGCTTTCAGAGGTCGCACCGTGCGTGTCGCTTCCGCCTCTCTCCGTCTCCTCGCGCTCCTGAGCGCCACCCTGTGCGTGCCAGCGCTGGCGCAGGAGTCGGCCGCCTCGCCTCCTCCCGGCGCGGCGGCAGCGCCCGCGGCGCCCGCGCCTTCGCCCACGTCAGCGGCTCCCGCCTCGGCGGTGGCCGCGCCGCAGACGGCGGACGAGGCCTTCAACACCCGCGTGAAGACGCTGGAGGAGCAGGTCGTCGACCTGAAGGAGAAGATCTACCGCTCCAAGGCGCGCCTGCTGTTGCTCCAAGAGACCGTGCTGGGAGGCGACCTCTCCATGGGCGCCCGCGCGGTCGTCATCCACAAGAACGAGATGGGCAACTCCTTCTTCCTGGAGTCCGTCGCGTATGCGTTGGATGGCGCGCCCATCTTCACCCAGGTGGACAGCAAGGGAGACCTCGACAAGCGCAAGGAGCTGGAGGTCTTCAACGGCCGCATCGTGCCGGGCCAGCATCAGATCGCCGTGCGGCTGGTGTACCGCGGCAACGGCTACGGCGTGTTCAACTACCTGGAGGGCTACAAGTTCAAGGTGCAATCCAGTTACACCTTCAACGCGGAGGCGGGGAAGGTGACCACCGTGAGCGTGGTCGGCCTGGAGAAGGGCGGCCTCACCACGGACATGAAGGACCGTCCGGCGGTGCGCTACGACCTCCAGGTCGCGCGCGACACGGCGAAGAAGGCCCCGCCTCCGGATACGTCCAGCCCTCCGGTGCCGGCGACCACCACCTCCGAGCCGAAGTAGGGGGACGCTCGTCGTGACCGCGTCGCTCCGCGCCCTCGCCCTCTCGGCCGCCCTGTTGGGTCCCTCCGCCGCGTCCGCCGCGGACCGGCCCTACTCCGGCCCCTCCGCCACGCAGCTTGAGCAGGTGGACGGACAGCTCCGAGGCGCCGAGGAGAACCTGCGCTTCGTGGAGACGCAGTTCACCCTGCGCCCCGAGCCCAGCGACGAGGACTCGCGCACGCGCCGCTTCTCCGACGGCGAGATTCAGTACCTCCTCGGAGACTGGGCCGCCGCGTCCGTCCTCTTCTACGACCTCATCAGCGAGCCGCGCTTCAAGGCGAGCCCCCACTACGAAGACGCGCTCTTCTATCTGTCGGACTCGCTCTTCCAGCAGAAGAACTACATCGGCGCGCGGGTGTACCTGCGCGAGCTGCTGTCGCGCCCCAACATCTCCGTCGCCCGCTTCAAGGACGCCCTCTCCCGCTTCCTCGCGGTGGCCGGGCGCCTCAATCAGTACGACGGCATCGACGGCTACGTGGAGCAGGCGCGGAAGCTGTCGGGCGGACAGCTCACGCCGGACATCGCGTACATCTACGCGCGCTGGACCTTCAAACGCACGGACCTGCCGGATGCCGAGCGCATCTCGCGCACGCGCGAGGCGTTCACGCCCCTGGCCGAGGCGCCCGGCCCGTTCCGCGCGCAGGCCGTCTACCACCTGGGCGTCGCATCCGTGCAGGCCGGAGACATCGCCAACGCCATCGGGTGGTTCCAGCAGCTCTTGCCCGCGCCGCCCGCCGCGCCGGGAAAGCAGCCCGCCGTGGCGCCCCCCGCGCCGCTGGTGTCCACCAACATGGCGGACGCGGACTCGCGCCGCATCCATGACCTGGCGCTCTTGTCGCTGGGGCGGCTGCTCTACGAATCGGGCCGCTACGACGAGGCGTTGGACCGCTACGGGCAGGTGCCGCGCGACAGCGAGTCGTTCCCGGAGTCCCTCTACGAAATCGCCTGGACGCACGTGCGCAAGGGCGACTTCCAGAAGGCGAAGGACGCCACGGACATCCTGCTGCTGGTGGCGCCCGACTCTCAGCTCGCGCCCGAGGCGCAGATCCTCCAGGGCACGCTGCTCCAGAAGCTGCACAAGTACAGCCAGGCGCTGGAGACCTACGACGGCGTCGTCAGCACCTACGCTCCGGTGCGAGACCAGATGGACGCGCTCCTGCGCGTGAACCACGACCCCGTCTCCTACTTCGACAACCTGCTCGCGCGCGGCGACCGGTTGATGGACGTGAACGCGCTCTTG
The genomic region above belongs to Myxococcaceae bacterium JPH2 and contains:
- a CDS encoding YbaB/EbfC family nucleoid-associated protein, encoding MPGIDLNYFIRQANKLTEKIEERKKQLADETVEAKAGEGRVTVVANCVQEIRSIKIDKSAIDPNDPSMLEDLITAAVNAALASSRQHMQSELAKISGGVKIPGIN
- a CDS encoding FecR domain-containing protein; this encodes MLSLVVASGCGDPETPPPPASAPVAAAAPVEAGTAVALAQLDGVTGDVRLSRAGRTGPAVAGALFAGDAVETGADGKATVRFADGHTVEVGSDARFALGSDAQGIVLTVARGVVLSRVPASAGAGAGSGSGGPAPTRVALSILTPFGLTRVGSEPSEVSVRVAEDAAHVEVKLGAIEFVSKDGQTLKADAGESVEVASGRAEVVGRASRVVELAPISVTLRTTSGRAEVKSKGSARWRWVRKDGEVLAAGDGVRVRSGTAVLSLQDSASLLSLTSGSEAVLEGAGQGGTSDETRLDLRKGTLGLQLAAGRSSRVVLPHLSLEGSGAARLAVQRTASGLLVEAQAGDVTLVRGEARQPLRAGERATVESAGTAAPRVELLERAAMELAPGDNGEVFHKGLAQVALTWEGTGDAVVEVAQDSAFTRPVLTGLVHQPFVNVAAPARGALYWRVRKSDGTQVSAGSARFAPEDPPKELARLRNVVPEGPEKTTIFYQDKPPAVTFTYGAEARAASYRVAVYRVGELSTPVAERTVTDTHAALDAGALREGSYLWSVTPMSSAGAALQGGRMNKLELVYDNSVQELVIESPRNGQPTAAKIHATGVAPVDAHLSINGRPVTLDGKHRFDIWSVPMGTPPMLVFKMSRPGVPVVQTVRTLKQRGP
- a CDS encoding protein kinase; protein product: MSPPQPTVPIPENSGASDTPLLRPYGQYVLVRKLAEGGMAEIFLAKLLGTDGFERNVVIKRMLPHLSNIPDFVEMFRDEARLAAKLSHPNIIQIHELGFTDGCYYICMEYLAGEDFSTTLRLAGRRRQYVPLPVVLRVLIDAAHGLHHAHEFTNEQGQSLHVVHRDISPSNLYLTYQGQVKVLDFGIAKAESRLVHTRTGVVKGKYMYMAPEQAQGLEVDRRADIFALGVSLYEAVTHVRPFARDNDLAVLNALTRAEFEPPRKLRADLPEVLEAIILKAMAGQRDDRYATAEEFAQDLEIFLAEYLRATGVPTTLAAFLRSHFGEERFTERTRIPTLATLNVSHPAEGLPQPAAPVVAPPVAPVPARTGAGDGATVQGRPWVPPVTAESEKAPGTPTRSGPVEIAPAPRRWRSLAVGLVGGLVLAGGAFVAARAWAPGDAQPVSPAVVTAAPVPPSTPAVNPATAHFPETAPAVGAAPTPSDTAGPPSDGTTAPGTAVAPAGSTPTEPDKVAVPAVGSGTPGSVAFATDTGTTAPTPTPKGAARPVKLVTLGIEDIQRVVSGGRSRITSCFERFKADLPASQGEVQVQLRIVSSGKVTADTKGPLASTEVGRCLESQAQRLRFPAHRDQEVTVMMPFSWRVTQ
- the recR gene encoding recombination protein RecR, which encodes MTPDPLNRLVAQLAKLPGIGEKTAQRLAFHILRAPGEYAVDLSQAIREVKEKVHLCTRCFSLTDSELCGFCRDSRREERSLCVVETFADLMALERTREFKGRYHVLHGVLSPLEGVGPEQLRIKELLERLNDSRVEEIILATNPDVEGEATALYLTRLLKPMGLRLTRIAQGLPMGGDLEFADQATLAKALSARRDL
- a CDS encoding DNA polymerase III subunit gamma/tau gives rise to the protein MRRPEPSGPPEPPFPTEDDARLFAEEGSAEGCASGECLPAPEPEAPEPEPDPVAPAPRVGNGRDNPNLSLPERWRAAVESVKSASPRHGAALANGRMQSMRAGEIILGFAPQAGFHKNAVTSPSGKSTVDAALADHFGRPVKLTIQDIAAEPNGGSLSIAEQDAQSRAAHEKSTEGKVRNHPSVRAVLRLLGGEIEHIQVLEAARPAATPLSDTPEESP
- a CDS encoding carboxypeptidase regulatory-like domain-containing protein; the encoded protein is MLSKAVPLQQEASRDPCGFLDPGPARPVGVQAPHPARWVLARNAGLPRASGLGAFTAFSILRRALPRPSRPSAIVPLLLALVAIAPAAFAQSSGAPEHASLRLRYGLSLRQGQQSDVGPGLTYDGMTPNDVSAQATGWVGSWLGAWASVQREAFDLKAEGTRVTGGSLWRASVGPRVRALLGPVRLEVGAGYGYSQLPLFAGAESPELARGIRHAALVGGRVLVPLPAGLRLEGRGEVPLTLSASDASGAKATASGYAVGGALLVPLKRARGWAGTLVLDFQQVRDTVTLAEVTRSEQRLRRVGAALEFTWEADSPAREASAEPVLDARGALALRVVDAATGAPLAGARVTLVVGGEAREPVAADAEGRVDATELPVGEVLARVQVEGHEEAEARAQVVAGGRAELEVRAQKPAPVMGSLRVTVVDAATGAPLPEARVAVGTVKARADVSGKANIEGLAPGPVAVAVVVPGFRPVEDAAVIVAGQQAELAVALSVERKTGELATLTGQVRSTRGGRPLVATLAIPQARVRTRADKTGAFSVRVRGGTYRIIISAPGHRPQSKSVMLRDGERAIFNVDLLPRAR
- the dnaX gene encoding DNA polymerase III subunit gamma/tau, with product MSYLVLARKWRPQKFDDMTGQEHVVRTIGNAIKMDRVAHAYLFCGPRGVGKTTAARLLAKALNCEQGPTATPCGTCRACTEIAAGTSVDVAEIDGASNNGVENVREIRENAKYLPQRDRHKIYIIDEVHMLSGAAFNALLKTLEEPPGHVKFIFATTEAHKLPDTILSRCQRHNFRRISAARMLQRLKEICQAEGAGISDASLSMVVRQSEGGMRDALSLLDQILASCGPNPTDEAVAEAMGAIDRTVVQDFAEAMVRKDAKRVLERVEEVFNRGLDLKRLAEELALQLRHLFVTKALGEAPAELSESEQKSLLALAKEADTAQLSRLFDVVHGCIWDVSRAAQPRLALEMALLKAIQLSPAGSIPELLARVDRLAAKADSGASGGRSGPANFRA